Proteins from a genomic interval of Nerophis lumbriciformis linkage group LG01, RoL_Nlum_v2.1, whole genome shotgun sequence:
- the LOC133618713 gene encoding translocating chain-associated membrane protein 1-like 1, which yields MGFRKKNKSPPMLSHEFIIQNHADMVSCLAMTILLGLMFEVTAKFAIMFITVQYNVTQVLGEKNDPVNFYHYGPKDVATVFFYLLIAVILHALIQEYILDKINRRLHLSKTKHSKFNESGQLAAFYLFSFIWGCSILTAEDFAKNPTFLWEGYPHTHMVFQAKFFYVCQIAYWLHTLPELYFQKVRKEDIPRQLYYICLYVVHITGAYVLHLHRLGLLLLVPHYLVELLFHASRLFYFSDENKQKGFTLWALLFVIARLLTLTLSVLTFGFGLPRIENQGFSLVKGNFNVLTVRMTCLAAICLTQAWMMWKFINFQLKKWREHNQNQASKKKTSSPKSKPHKRELIRGGATNGIVKPDEKTSPRARKAKNS from the exons ATGGGTTTCCGCAAGAAGAACAAGAGCCCACCGATGCTCAGCCACGAATTTATTATCCAGAACCACGCCGACATGGTTTCGTGCCTGGCTATGACCATCCTCCTGGGCCTGATGTTCGAG GTCACAGCAAAGTTTGCCATCATGTTCATCACAGTCCAGTACAATGTCACACAAGTTCTTG GTGAGAAGAACGACCCAGTGAACTTTTACCATTATGGCCCAAAAGATGTGGCTACTGTGTTTTTTTATCTTCTCATCGCCGTCATCCTTCATGCCCTGATCCAAGAATATATTTTGGAT AAAATTAACAGGAGGCTGCATCTGTCAAAAACCAAACACAGCAAGTTTAATGAATCAGGGCAACTGGCGGCATTCTACCTGTTCTCCTTCATCTGGGGCTGCAGCATCCTGACAGCG gaggacttTGCAAAAAACCCAACTTTCCTATGGGAGGGTTACCCACACACTCACATGGT ttttcAGGCCAAGTTTTTCTATGTATGCCAAATTGCTTATTGGCTTCACACACTTCCTGAACTCTACTTCCAAAAAGTACGCAAG GAGGATATCCCCCGCCAGCTCTACTATATTTGCCTCTATGTTGTTCACATCACTGGTGCCTATGTCTTACA TCTCCACCGGCTCGGACTGTTGTTGCTGGTCCCTCACTACTTAGTGGAGCTGCTGTTTCACGCCTCTCGTCTCTTCTACTTCAGTGATGAGAACAAGCAGAAGGG TTTCACTCTGTGGGCTTTGCTTTTTGTCATTGCCCGACTGCTTACTCTCACCCTCTCTGTCCTGACATTTGGCTTCGGATTGCCCCGGATAGAAAACCAAGGCTTTTCACTCGTGAAAGGCAACTTTAATGTCCTCACTGTAAG GATGACATGTTTGGCAGCCATCTGCCTGACTCAGGCTTGGATGATGTGGAAGTTCATCAATTTCCAGTTAAAGAAGTGGAGGGAACACAATCAGAACCAGGCCTCAAAGAAGAAGACAAGCAGCCCAAAGAGCAAACCTCACAAAAGGGAACTCATAAGGG